In Streptomyces nodosus, one DNA window encodes the following:
- a CDS encoding acyl-CoA desaturase codes for MPTHSDVIDDDAPEANGGGPLPSATLGGEQKRSIEQITLLLFITVPFLALVAAVPLAWGWGVSWLDIGLLVFFYYLGCHGITIGFHRYFTHGSFKAKRPLRIALAIAGSMAVEGPLVRWVADHRKHHKFSDAEGDPHSPWRYGETVPALLKGLWWAHIGWMFDEEQTPQDKYAPDLIKDGAIRTISRQFVLWTALSLLLPPLIGGLVTMSWWGAFTALFWGSLVRVALLHHVTWSINSICHAVGKRPFKSRDRSGNVWWLAVLSCGESWHNLHHADPTSARHGVERGQLDSSARIIRWFERLGWAHDVRWPSRSRIDSRRNDDGNGSRRRTVRADAA; via the coding sequence ATGCCCACACACTCCGATGTGATCGACGACGACGCCCCGGAGGCGAACGGCGGCGGCCCGCTGCCCTCGGCGACGCTGGGCGGCGAGCAGAAGCGCTCGATCGAGCAGATCACCCTGCTGCTCTTCATCACCGTCCCGTTCCTGGCCCTGGTGGCGGCGGTGCCACTAGCCTGGGGCTGGGGCGTGAGCTGGCTCGACATCGGCCTGCTGGTCTTCTTCTACTACCTCGGCTGTCACGGCATCACGATCGGCTTCCACCGCTACTTCACCCATGGCTCCTTCAAGGCGAAGCGGCCCCTGCGGATCGCGCTGGCGATCGCGGGCTCGATGGCCGTCGAGGGCCCGCTGGTGCGCTGGGTGGCCGACCATCGCAAGCACCACAAGTTCTCGGACGCGGAGGGCGATCCGCATTCCCCGTGGCGCTACGGGGAGACGGTCCCCGCGCTGCTGAAGGGCCTGTGGTGGGCCCACATCGGCTGGATGTTCGACGAGGAGCAGACGCCCCAGGACAAGTACGCGCCGGACCTGATCAAGGACGGGGCGATCCGGACGATCTCGCGCCAGTTCGTGCTGTGGACGGCGCTCTCGCTGCTGCTGCCCCCGCTGATCGGCGGGCTGGTGACGATGTCCTGGTGGGGTGCGTTCACGGCGCTCTTCTGGGGGTCCCTCGTCCGGGTGGCGTTGCTGCACCATGTGACCTGGTCGATCAACTCGATCTGTCACGCGGTGGGCAAGCGCCCCTTCAAGTCCCGCGACCGCTCGGGCAATGTGTGGTGGCTGGCGGTGCTCTCCTGCGGCGAGTCCTGGCACAACCTGCATCACGCGGACCCGACGTCGGCACGGCACGGTGTGGAGCGGGGTCAGCTGGACTCCTCGGCGCGGATCATCCGCTGGTTCGAGCGGCTGGGCTGGGCACACGACGTGCGCTGGCCGTCACGCTCCCGTATCGATTCCCGCCGCAACGACGACGGAAACGGCTCCCGGCGCAGGACGGTGCGCGCCGACGCGGCATGA
- a CDS encoding TetR/AcrR family transcriptional regulator, translated as MATDSSSTPSNEKPRRARRTRMTGAERRQQLLEIGRTLFAAKGFEATSVEEIAAKAGVSKPVVYEHFGGKEGLYAVVVDREMRRLLDMVTSSLTAGHPRELCEQAALALLDYIEEYTDGFRILVRDSPIPQSTGSFASLISDIATQVEDILGREFKSRGFDPKLAPLYAQALVGMVALTGQWWLDVRRPKKAEVAAHLVNLAWHGLDGLEPKPRLIGHRKQ; from the coding sequence GTGGCGACCGACTCCTCCAGCACCCCCAGCAACGAAAAGCCGCGGCGCGCGCGCCGCACCCGGATGACCGGCGCGGAGCGCCGCCAGCAGTTGCTGGAGATCGGTCGCACGTTGTTCGCCGCCAAGGGGTTCGAGGCCACCTCGGTGGAGGAGATCGCGGCCAAGGCCGGGGTCTCCAAACCGGTGGTGTACGAGCATTTCGGCGGCAAGGAGGGGCTGTACGCGGTGGTGGTGGACCGCGAGATGCGGCGCCTGCTCGACATGGTGACCAGCTCGCTGACCGCCGGGCACCCCCGTGAGCTGTGCGAACAGGCCGCCCTGGCCCTGCTGGACTACATCGAGGAGTACACGGACGGGTTCCGCATCCTGGTCCGTGACTCCCCCATCCCGCAGTCGACCGGCTCCTTCGCCTCCCTGATCTCGGACATCGCGACCCAGGTCGAGGACATCCTGGGCCGCGAGTTCAAGAGCCGCGGTTTCGACCCGAAGCTCGCCCCGCTGTACGCGCAGGCGCTGGTGGGCATGGTGGCGCTGACGGGCCAGTGGTGGCTGGACGTGCGCCGCCCGAAGAAGGCCGAGGTCGCCGCGCATCTGGTGAACCTGGCGTGGCACGGCCTGGACGGACTGGAACCGAAGCCCCGGCTGATAGGCCACCGCAAGCAGTGA
- a CDS encoding trans-aconitate 2-methyltransferase, with translation MSAASPVWDPGQYLRHAGHRARPFADLLARVPGLPGEAPRIADLGCGPGNVTTLLADRWPTAHITGYDNSPEMLDTAHTVHEGPTPGGGRLDFAPADLRVWTPGEPHDLIVSNAALQWVPGHANRFPDWVFGLAPGGTLAFQVPGNFDSPSHRLMRELAHSARWRGRLAGVLRHDDAVLAPEDYLRYLTSLGCTADVWETTYLHLLQGEDPVLDWVKGTGLRPVLTELGEEAEEFLTDYRAALREAYPATSHGTVFPFRRIFVVATKEA, from the coding sequence ATGTCCGCCGCATCGCCCGTCTGGGACCCCGGTCAGTACCTGCGCCACGCCGGCCACCGCGCCCGCCCCTTCGCCGATCTGCTCGCCCGGGTCCCGGGGCTGCCCGGGGAGGCGCCCCGCATCGCCGATCTGGGCTGCGGCCCCGGGAACGTCACCACCCTGCTCGCCGACCGCTGGCCCACCGCGCACATCACCGGGTACGACAACTCGCCGGAGATGCTGGATACGGCCCACACCGTCCACGAGGGCCCCACCCCGGGAGGCGGACGCCTCGACTTCGCCCCCGCCGACCTCCGTGTCTGGACGCCCGGGGAGCCCCACGATCTGATCGTCAGCAATGCCGCCCTGCAATGGGTGCCCGGACATGCGAACCGCTTCCCCGACTGGGTCTTCGGCCTCGCCCCCGGCGGCACCCTCGCCTTCCAGGTACCCGGCAACTTCGACTCCCCCAGCCACCGGCTGATGAGGGAACTGGCCCACTCGGCCCGCTGGAGGGGCCGCCTCGCCGGCGTCCTGCGCCACGACGACGCCGTGCTCGCCCCCGAGGACTATCTGCGGTACCTCACCTCGCTCGGCTGTACGGCCGACGTCTGGGAGACGACGTACCTTCATCTGCTCCAGGGCGAGGACCCGGTCCTCGACTGGGTGAAGGGGACCGGACTGCGGCCGGTCCTCACCGAGCTGGGCGAGGAGGCGGAGGAGTTCCTCACCGACTACCGCGCGGCCCTGCGTGAGGCCTACCCGGCCACCTCGCACGGCACCGTGTTCCCCTTCCGCCGCATCTTCGTGGTCGCCACCAAGGAGGCCTGA
- a CDS encoding MarR family winged helix-turn-helix transcriptional regulator — protein MEDEVDRLVAAWRRERPDLDVEPLEVLSRVSRLARHLDRARRLAFAEHSLEPWEFDVLTALRRAGSPYQLSPGQLLTQTLVTSGTMTNRIDRLAKKGLVERLPDPNDRRGVLVRLTDEGRDQADQALAGLLDQERAILVELSTAQRGELASLLRQLTAPFDNIP, from the coding sequence ATGGAGGACGAGGTCGATCGGCTGGTCGCGGCGTGGCGCCGGGAGCGCCCGGACCTCGACGTGGAACCACTCGAAGTGCTCAGCCGGGTGAGCAGGCTGGCCCGGCATCTGGACCGCGCCCGCAGGCTGGCGTTCGCCGAGCACAGCCTGGAGCCCTGGGAGTTCGACGTCCTCACCGCGCTGCGGCGGGCCGGCAGCCCCTATCAGCTCTCCCCCGGCCAGCTGCTGACCCAGACGCTGGTCACCTCCGGCACGATGACCAACCGCATCGACCGCCTCGCGAAGAAGGGCCTGGTCGAACGGCTGCCCGACCCCAATGACCGCCGGGGCGTGCTGGTACGGCTCACGGACGAGGGCCGTGACCAGGCGGACCAGGCGCTCGCCGGACTGCTCGACCAGGAGCGCGCCATCCTGGTCGAGCTGAGCACCGCCCAGCGCGGTGAACTGGCCTCGCTGCTACGCCAGTTGACCGCCCCGTTCGACAACATCCCCTAG
- a CDS encoding response regulator transcription factor encodes MVRIRVLVVDDHRIFAESLAAALAAEPDVDVSAAGSGPAALRCLERAAGEGRRFDVMLVDADLGGNVPGSRPAVPVQEGNADGLVDGISLVAGVRSGHPGVRTVVLAEKDDPRRAALALGAGASGWVAKDCSLSRLLTVIRGVLRDETHLPPALLTGVLRELTAARRHRTESERLVESLTPREREVLRCMVAGLGRKAVAERLFLSPHTVRTHMQNVLGKLGVHSTLAAVALARRAGVGPADLGDVVERGGQLA; translated from the coding sequence GTGGTTCGCATCCGAGTCCTGGTCGTCGACGACCACCGCATCTTCGCCGAGTCGCTCGCCGCCGCCCTGGCGGCCGAGCCCGATGTCGATGTCTCCGCGGCCGGCAGCGGCCCGGCCGCCCTGCGCTGTCTGGAGCGGGCGGCCGGGGAGGGCCGCAGATTCGATGTGATGCTGGTCGACGCGGACCTCGGGGGCAATGTCCCGGGCTCGCGCCCGGCGGTGCCCGTCCAGGAGGGCAACGCGGACGGGCTCGTCGACGGCATCTCCCTGGTCGCCGGCGTCCGCTCCGGGCACCCCGGGGTGCGGACCGTCGTCCTCGCCGAGAAGGACGACCCGCGCCGCGCCGCCCTCGCCCTGGGGGCCGGCGCCTCCGGCTGGGTCGCCAAGGACTGCTCGCTGTCCCGGCTGCTCACGGTCATCCGGGGGGTGCTGAGGGACGAGACGCATCTGCCGCCCGCCCTGCTCACCGGCGTGCTGCGCGAGCTGACCGCGGCCCGCAGGCACCGCACCGAGAGCGAGCGGCTGGTGGAGTCCCTGACCCCCCGGGAGCGGGAGGTGCTGCGGTGCATGGTCGCCGGACTCGGCCGCAAGGCCGTCGCCGAGCGGCTGTTCCTCTCCCCGCACACCGTCCGCACCCATATGCAGAACGTCCTCGGCAAGCTGGGCGTCCACTCCACCCTCGCCGCCGTGGCCCTCGCCCGCCGGGCCGGTGTCGGGCCGGCCGACCTAGGGGATGTTGTCGAACGGGGCGGTCAACTGGCGTAG
- a CDS encoding GNAT family N-acetyltransferase, with the protein MVSRMFRIETEVDNGRWELLRAGLRETNTAASPALRALRGTPGGHEVPLHIWALDPEGKLAGGLTGHTWAGWLHIAFLWVDERHRGAGLGTRLLTEAEHRAHEGRGCTAARLETWDFQAPEFYRKQGYDVVCVIPDYPPGITEYTLTKRLG; encoded by the coding sequence ATGGTGAGCCGCATGTTTCGTATCGAGACGGAAGTCGACAACGGCCGGTGGGAGCTGCTCCGCGCCGGGCTGCGCGAGACGAACACAGCGGCGTCCCCGGCGCTGCGCGCCCTGCGCGGAACCCCCGGTGGACACGAAGTCCCGCTCCATATCTGGGCGTTGGACCCGGAGGGAAAGCTGGCGGGCGGACTGACCGGCCACACCTGGGCGGGTTGGCTGCATATCGCGTTTCTGTGGGTGGACGAGCGCCACCGCGGCGCGGGCCTCGGCACCCGGCTGCTGACCGAGGCGGAGCACAGGGCGCACGAGGGGCGCGGATGCACCGCCGCGCGCCTGGAGACCTGGGACTTCCAGGCCCCCGAGTTCTACCGGAAGCAGGGCTATGACGTGGTGTGCGTGATCCCCGACTATCCGCCGGGGATCACGGAGTACACCCTGACGAAGCGGCTCGGCTGA
- the galK gene encoding galactokinase has protein sequence MGVREDFRELFGTAPEGVWSAPGRVNLIGEHTDYNDGFVMPFALPHTTLAAVSRRTDGLLRLHSADVGGGVVELRAEELTPGSDKGWTAYPAGVVWALREASHGVTGADVHLASTVPTGAGLSSSAALEVVVALALNDLFGLGLEPRRLARLCQRAENVYVGAPTGIMDQTASACCEEGHALFLDTRDLSRRQIPFDPAAAGLRLLVVDTRVKHAHSDGEYGRRRAGCEKGAALLGVDALRDVPLAELDAALARLGDDEELRRLVRHVVTEDARVERVAALLEAGDIRAIGPVLTRGHASLRDDFRISCPELDLIVDTARSAGAPGARMTGGGFGGSAIVLAEEAEVPALTEAIENAFTTANFTPPRIFEAVPSAGARRLS, from the coding sequence GTGGGCGTACGCGAGGACTTCCGGGAGCTCTTCGGAACGGCTCCCGAGGGGGTGTGGTCGGCGCCGGGCCGGGTCAATCTGATCGGCGAGCACACCGACTACAACGACGGCTTCGTGATGCCGTTCGCGCTGCCGCACACGACCCTCGCGGCGGTGTCCCGGCGCACCGACGGCCTGCTGCGGCTGCACTCGGCGGACGTCGGCGGGGGTGTCGTGGAACTCCGCGCCGAGGAGCTGACCCCCGGGTCCGACAAGGGCTGGACGGCCTATCCGGCGGGTGTGGTGTGGGCGCTGCGCGAGGCGTCCCACGGGGTGACCGGCGCGGATGTGCATCTGGCGTCGACGGTGCCGACGGGCGCGGGCCTGTCGTCGTCGGCCGCGCTGGAGGTCGTCGTCGCCCTCGCGCTGAACGACCTGTTCGGACTGGGCCTCGAGCCCCGGCGGCTGGCCCGCCTGTGCCAGCGCGCCGAGAACGTCTATGTCGGTGCCCCGACCGGCATCATGGATCAGACGGCGTCGGCGTGCTGCGAGGAGGGCCACGCCCTCTTCCTCGACACCCGTGACCTCTCCCGGCGGCAGATCCCCTTCGATCCGGCTGCCGCGGGCCTGCGCCTGCTGGTCGTCGACACCCGGGTCAAGCACGCCCACAGCGACGGCGAGTACGGCAGACGCCGCGCCGGCTGTGAGAAGGGGGCGGCGCTGCTCGGCGTGGACGCCCTGCGGGACGTGCCCCTCGCGGAGCTGGACGCGGCGCTGGCACGGCTGGGCGACGACGAGGAGCTGCGGCGCCTGGTGCGGCATGTCGTCACGGAGGACGCCCGGGTGGAGCGGGTGGCGGCCCTGCTGGAGGCGGGCGACATCCGAGCGATCGGCCCGGTCCTGACCCGGGGTCATGCCTCGCTGCGCGACGACTTCCGCATCTCCTGCCCGGAGTTGGACCTGATCGTGGACACGGCACGGTCCGCGGGCGCGCCGGGCGCCCGGATGACCGGCGGCGGCTTCGGCGGCTCGGCGATCGTCCTCGCGGAGGAGGCCGAGGTCCCCGCCCTCACCGAGGCCATCGAGAACGCCTTCACCACGGCAAACTTCACGCCCCCACGCATCTTCGAGGCCGTGCCCTCGGCGGGGGCACGGCGACTGTCCTGA
- the galE gene encoding UDP-glucose 4-epimerase GalE: MSGKYLVTGGAGYVGSVVAQHLLEAGHEVVVLDNLSTGFRTGVPTGAHFIEGDIRDAAKWLDASYDAVLHFAAYSQVGESVVKPEKYWANNVGGTMALLGAMREAGVRRLVFSSTAATYGEPVHTPITETDPTAPTSPYGASKLAVDHMITGEAAAHGLGAVSLRYFNVAGAYGPCGERHDPESHLIPLVLQVAQGRREAISVFGDDYPTPDGTCVRDYIHVADLAEAHLLALDAAAPGEHLICNLGNGNGFSVREVIETARRVTGHPIPEITAPRRGGDPAILVASATTARERLGWNPSRADLAGIVADAWEFARNIGKER, from the coding sequence ATGAGTGGGAAGTACCTGGTCACCGGCGGTGCGGGCTATGTGGGCAGCGTGGTCGCACAGCATCTGCTGGAGGCGGGCCACGAGGTCGTCGTCCTCGACAACCTCTCCACCGGCTTCCGCACGGGTGTGCCGACGGGCGCCCATTTCATCGAGGGCGACATCCGCGACGCCGCCAAGTGGCTGGACGCCTCGTACGACGCGGTCCTGCACTTCGCCGCGTACTCCCAGGTCGGCGAGTCGGTCGTGAAGCCCGAGAAGTACTGGGCCAACAACGTCGGCGGCACCATGGCACTGCTCGGCGCGATGCGTGAGGCGGGCGTGCGCAGGCTGGTCTTCTCCTCCACCGCGGCCACCTACGGCGAACCGGTCCACACCCCGATCACCGAGACCGACCCGACCGCGCCGACCTCCCCCTACGGCGCCTCCAAGCTCGCCGTCGACCATATGATCACCGGCGAGGCGGCCGCCCACGGTCTGGGCGCGGTGTCCCTGCGCTACTTCAATGTGGCGGGCGCCTACGGCCCTTGCGGCGAGCGGCACGACCCCGAGTCGCATCTCATCCCGCTGGTGCTCCAGGTCGCGCAGGGCAGGAGGGAGGCCATCTCGGTCTTCGGCGACGACTACCCGACGCCGGACGGCACCTGTGTCCGTGACTACATCCATGTCGCGGACCTCGCGGAGGCGCATCTGCTGGCGCTGGACGCCGCCGCCCCCGGCGAGCATCTGATCTGCAACCTCGGCAACGGCAACGGCTTCTCGGTGCGCGAGGTCATCGAGACGGCGCGCCGGGTCACCGGACACCCGATCCCGGAGATCACGGCCCCGCGCCGGGGCGGCGACCCGGCGATCCTGGTGGCCTCGGCGACCACCGCCCGTGAACGGCTCGGCTGGAACCCGTCCCGCGCGGACCTCGCGGGGATCGTCGCGGACGCCTGGGAGTTCGCGCGGAACATCGGGAAGGAGCGGTAG
- a CDS encoding galactose-1-phosphate uridylyltransferase, translating to MKKTSTRLADGRELLYYDLRDDTVRDAVDQRPPGRTVTTSELRRDVLLGDSVAIASHRQGRVYHPPAAECPLCPSRDGRPTEIPDSSYDVVVFENRFPSLAGETGRCEVVCFTSDHEASFADLTEEQAGLVLEAWTDRTAELSRLPEVRQVFCFENRGAEIGVTLGHPHGQIYGYPFVTPRTALMLRSLAAHREAGGGENLFDAVLERELADERVVLESDNWVAFVPYAAHWPYEVHLYPRRRVPDLLALDEAARAEFPAVYLDLLRRFDRLFDGPDGGGRGSGEGGKDAGGAPPTPYIAAWHQAPFGPLTEFDGVNREDFALHLELFTIRRTSGKLKFLAGSESGMNVFINDVRPETAAQRLREVASS from the coding sequence GTGAAGAAGACGTCGACCCGGCTGGCCGACGGCCGTGAGCTCCTCTACTACGACCTGCGCGACGACACCGTGCGGGACGCGGTGGACCAGCGGCCGCCGGGGCGGACCGTCACCACCTCCGAACTCCGTCGCGACGTACTGCTCGGCGACTCCGTCGCCATCGCCTCGCACCGCCAGGGCCGCGTCTACCACCCGCCGGCCGCCGAGTGTCCCCTGTGCCCCTCCCGGGACGGGAGACCGACCGAGATACCGGACTCCTCGTACGACGTCGTGGTCTTCGAGAACCGCTTTCCCTCCCTCGCCGGGGAGACCGGCCGCTGTGAGGTCGTCTGCTTCACCTCCGACCATGAGGCGTCCTTCGCCGATCTGACGGAGGAACAGGCCGGGCTGGTCCTGGAGGCCTGGACCGACCGCACCGCGGAGCTGTCCCGGCTGCCCGAAGTGCGGCAGGTCTTCTGCTTCGAGAACCGCGGCGCGGAGATCGGCGTGACGCTCGGTCATCCGCACGGCCAGATCTACGGATACCCCTTCGTCACCCCGCGCACCGCACTGATGCTCCGCTCACTCGCCGCCCATCGGGAGGCCGGCGGTGGGGAGAACCTCTTCGACGCCGTCCTGGAGCGCGAACTCGCCGATGAGCGGGTCGTCCTGGAGAGTGACAACTGGGTGGCCTTCGTGCCGTACGCCGCCCACTGGCCGTACGAGGTCCATCTCTATCCCCGGCGGCGCGTCCCCGATCTGCTCGCGCTCGACGAGGCGGCCCGCGCGGAGTTCCCCGCGGTGTATCTGGACCTCCTCCGGCGCTTCGACCGGCTCTTCGACGGGCCGGACGGCGGCGGGCGCGGCAGCGGCGAGGGCGGGAAGGACGCCGGGGGCGCGCCTCCGACGCCGTACATCGCCGCCTGGCACCAGGCGCCGTTCGGCCCCCTGACGGAGTTCGACGGCGTCAACCGGGAGGACTTCGCGCTCCACCTCGAGCTTTTCACCATCCGCCGCACGTCCGGCAAGCTGAAGTTCCTCGCGGGCTCCGAGTCCGGCATGAATGTGTTCATCAACGACGTGCGCCCGGAGACCGCGGCTCAGCGACTGCGAGAGGTAGCGAGTTCATGA
- a CDS encoding helix-turn-helix transcriptional regulator gives MGVRLMVVDDHRLLAEALASALKLRGHRVLAAAAPTAGAADVVISRAPEVCLLGTATPAEPGVFDPVVRIKKERPQIAVLVLGPVPSPRGIAAAFAAGASGYVRHDERIEGVERAIVKARAGEAAVAPQLLQGAFSELLNPAAQPDDEGQRLLQLLTPREVEVLVRVADGEDTRLIAAGMGIAPSTARTHVQRVLMKLGVGSRLEAAALAARTGLLDRASPVGDPTP, from the coding sequence ATGGGAGTGCGGCTGATGGTGGTCGACGACCACCGACTGCTCGCCGAGGCGCTGGCCTCGGCACTGAAGCTGCGGGGGCACCGGGTGCTCGCCGCGGCCGCGCCCACCGCGGGCGCGGCGGACGTGGTGATCAGCAGGGCACCCGAGGTGTGCCTGCTGGGCACCGCGACCCCCGCCGAGCCGGGGGTCTTCGACCCGGTGGTGCGGATCAAGAAGGAGCGTCCGCAGATCGCGGTGCTGGTCCTCGGGCCGGTGCCGAGCCCGCGCGGCATCGCGGCCGCGTTCGCCGCCGGCGCCTCGGGTTATGTGCGGCACGACGAGCGCATCGAGGGCGTGGAGCGGGCGATCGTCAAGGCGAGGGCGGGCGAGGCGGCCGTGGCACCGCAGTTGCTGCAGGGCGCGTTCAGCGAACTGCTCAATCCGGCGGCGCAGCCGGACGACGAGGGGCAGCGGCTGCTCCAGCTGCTCACCCCGCGCGAGGTGGAGGTCCTGGTGCGGGTCGCGGACGGCGAGGACACCCGGCTGATCGCGGCCGGTATGGGCATCGCACCGTCGACGGCCCGCACCCATGTCCAGCGGGTGCTGATGAAGCTGGGCGTGGGCTCCCGCCTGGAGGCGGCGGCCCTCGCGGCCCGTACCGGACTGCTCGACCGCGCGAGCCCGGTCGGCGACCCGACGCCATAG
- a CDS encoding outer membrane protein assembly factor BamB family protein has protein sequence MSQPPPPPNQPPSGGFGAPQSPPPGGFGAPQDPPPGGFGAPQSPPPGGFGAAPTPPPPSPGSSPTPPPPGQGPGYAYPHPGTPPQQPYGYPQQPGYGYPNQQPGYGHPNQPGFAHAPTVPVQPKASGGRRLTSAQLWIVGSALLAIALIIGTGVWYANSSASDGDPHPHSAAGTGDKGGDTGQGGTGGSDGKAREKVPADPGAKVLFQIPAPEIKDKNQIDSVVGSWLTDSVYAKASVGRIVGYDPDTGTTKWTLPLNGQTCGGSRQVSSSGIAAVVSEAGRRANPRDRKPCSEITAFEVATGKKLWTGSVKTGDTPVTFREVSISGNTVAAGGSYDGGAAFDLTTGKVLWQPKVGSCMDVGYAGGEQLVAVRRCGSYGDWAYEVQLLDSKSGSVKWSYKLPHGIDNAKVISTAPVVFGVDSGDITASGVTDVFSLDDTGKLRTKITLADGKYDHDCGVGKVDDCHAITVGNDQLYVPNRSHEAAGSIGMTNEIVAFSLDTGKTTGKIDEGDGSEIFPFRMDGGNVLVYKRGSYDEGSQVLSADGKSLKTTKLLETPASNEVSNAISSMVPKTSELLYTDGRLFFGKDLVSKPFRDDEKEYIALGFGAK, from the coding sequence ATGAGCCAGCCGCCCCCGCCTCCGAACCAGCCGCCGTCGGGCGGTTTCGGCGCCCCGCAGAGCCCGCCCCCGGGTGGCTTCGGTGCTCCGCAGGACCCGCCCCCGGGTGGTTTCGGTGCCCCGCAGAGTCCGCCTCCCGGTGGTTTCGGCGCGGCCCCGACGCCGCCCCCGCCCTCGCCGGGCTCGTCCCCGACGCCTCCACCGCCCGGACAGGGCCCGGGCTACGCCTACCCGCATCCGGGGACCCCGCCGCAGCAGCCCTACGGCTACCCGCAGCAGCCCGGCTACGGCTATCCCAACCAGCAGCCCGGGTACGGCCACCCGAACCAGCCCGGCTTCGCCCATGCGCCGACCGTCCCGGTACAGCCGAAGGCCTCCGGCGGCCGCAGGCTGACGTCCGCCCAGCTGTGGATCGTCGGCTCCGCGCTCCTGGCCATCGCGCTGATCATCGGCACCGGTGTCTGGTACGCGAACAGCTCGGCCTCCGACGGCGACCCACACCCGCACTCCGCCGCCGGAACCGGTGACAAGGGTGGCGACACCGGCCAGGGCGGCACCGGTGGGTCCGACGGCAAGGCGAGGGAGAAGGTGCCGGCCGACCCCGGCGCCAAGGTCCTCTTCCAGATACCCGCGCCGGAGATCAAGGACAAGAACCAGATCGACAGCGTCGTGGGCTCCTGGCTCACCGACTCCGTCTATGCCAAGGCGAGCGTCGGCCGGATCGTCGGCTACGACCCGGACACCGGCACGACCAAGTGGACGCTGCCGCTGAACGGCCAGACCTGCGGGGGATCGCGCCAGGTCAGCTCCTCCGGGATCGCCGCGGTGGTCAGCGAGGCGGGCCGACGGGCCAACCCGAGGGACCGTAAGCCGTGCAGCGAGATCACCGCGTTCGAGGTGGCCACCGGCAAGAAGCTGTGGACCGGGTCGGTCAAGACCGGTGACACCCCGGTCACTTTCCGAGAGGTCTCGATCAGCGGCAATACGGTCGCGGCCGGCGGCAGTTACGACGGTGGAGCCGCCTTCGACCTGACCACCGGCAAGGTGCTCTGGCAGCCCAAGGTGGGGTCCTGCATGGACGTCGGTTACGCGGGCGGCGAGCAGCTGGTCGCGGTGCGCCGATGCGGCAGCTACGGCGACTGGGCGTACGAGGTGCAGCTCCTCGACTCGAAGTCCGGCAGCGTCAAGTGGAGCTACAAGCTCCCCCACGGCATCGACAACGCCAAGGTGATCTCCACCGCGCCGGTCGTGTTCGGCGTGGACTCGGGTGACATCACCGCCTCCGGTGTCACGGACGTCTTCTCCCTGGACGACACCGGCAAGCTGCGCACGAAGATCACATTGGCGGACGGCAAGTACGACCACGACTGCGGTGTCGGCAAGGTCGACGACTGCCATGCGATCACGGTGGGCAACGACCAGCTGTATGTGCCGAACAGAAGCCACGAGGCGGCCGGCAGCATCGGCATGACCAATGAGATCGTCGCGTTCTCGCTGGACACCGGGAAGACCACCGGCAAGATCGACGAGGGCGACGGCTCCGAGATCTTCCCGTTCCGCATGGACGGCGGGAACGTGCTGGTGTACAAGCGCGGCTCGTACGACGAGGGTTCCCAGGTGCTCTCGGCCGACGGCAAGAGCCTGAAGACGACCAAGCTGCTGGAGACCCCGGCATCCAACGAGGTGTCGAACGCGATCAGCAGCATGGTCCCCAAGACGTCCGAACTGCTCTACACCGACGGCCGGTTGTTCTTCGGCAAGGACCTGGTGTCCAAGCCGTTCCGGGACGACGAGAAGGAGTACATCGCGCTCGGCTTCGGCGCGAAGTAG